The proteins below come from a single Kryptolebias marmoratus isolate JLee-2015 linkage group LG12, ASM164957v2, whole genome shotgun sequence genomic window:
- the baiap2l1b gene encoding brain-specific angiogenesis inhibitor 1-associated protein 2-like protein 1b translates to MSKSVEEVNKLTESTYKNVMEQFNPGLRNLINLGKSYEKSVNAMSMAGKLYFDALSKIGENAATSPVSRELGAVLMEVSEVHRKVQLELEENFKRFHREVIAELERKTDMDVKYMTATFKRFQMEQKMKQDSVERAQADLRKLRRKSQGKNANKYENKESECLETLTGRQTDIQLFLADSCKEALLEEKRRYCFLVDKHCIFTYHFASFHDKGREILAAKLRTWQDQCTDATDMPDSVLSMIEGLRKPVTITPLPSPSPSRHSMNMSAPPAPHLKAQTSPLVNMFNQDNHTASGTPTTNSTDHGNGDENGLARSVSVATGLNNMVKKPRVRTIFPHTAGNNNTLLSFDEGDVIILLLPDERDGWMYGEMEKNGKRGWFPSSYCRALTEPQVNNSDAAAPHRSKSVVNLHHQDTETDEATMVLPTADYGSTPRRNSVKVSPLSASSVAMNNHHHSPTPSAASSSSSDLNTAVQSNGVSRPTHAYLAGGNPFSTIRLRPTVTNDRSAPVI, encoded by the exons ATGTCGAAGAGCGTGGAGGAGGTGAACAAGCTCACTGAAAGTACATACAAG AATGTAATGGAACAGTTCAACCCCGGGCTGAGGAACCTGATCAACCTGGGAAAGAGCTATGAGAAATCTGTTAATG CAATGTCCATGGCAGGAAAGCTGTATTTTGATGCATTGTCAAAGATCGGGGAGAACGCTGCGACGTCTCCGGTCTCCAGAGAGTTGG GTGCCGTACTGATGGAAGTCTCAGAGGTCCACAGGAAGGTTCAACTTGAGCTCGAGGAAAAT TTTAAAAGGTTCCACAGGGAGGTAATAGCTGAGCTGGAGAGGAAGACTGACATGGATGTCAAATACATGACA GCCACGTTTAAGAGATTCCAGATGGAGCAGAAGATGAAGCAGGATTCTGTGGAGAGGGCCCAGGCAGACCTAAGGAAGCTGCGGAGGAAGAGCCAGGGCAAGAATGCCAACAAGTACGAGAACAAGGAGAGCGAG tgCCTGGAAACGTTAACAGGCCGGCAGACGGACATTCAGTTGTTCCTCGCGGACAGCTGTAAGGAGGCTCTGCTGGAAGAGAAAAGACGCTACTGTTTTCTTGTTGACAAACACTGTATATTCACCTACCACTTTGCTTCTTTCCACGACAAG GGCAGAGAAATCCTGGCGGCAAAGCTGCGGACCTGGCAGGACCAGTGCACCGACGCCACCGACATGCCTGACAGCGTTCTGTCCATGATCGAAGGACTGAGGAAGCCCGTCACCATCACGCCGCTGCCTTCGCCCTCCCCATCACGACACAGCATG aacATGTCTGCCCCCCCAGCCCCACATCTGAAGGCTCAGACAAGTCCTCTGGTTAATATGTTCAACCAGGACAACCACACTGCCAGTGGAACACCCACTACTAACAGCACAG ACCATGGGAACGGAGACGAGAACGGCCTCGCCAGGTCAGTGTCTGTCGCCACAGGCCTCAACAACATGGTGAAGAAGCCACGCGTTCGTACCATCTTCCCCCACACTGCTGGCAACAACAACACACTGCTCAGCTTCGACGAGGGGGACGTCATCATCCTGCTCCTCCCCGATGAGAGGGATGGCTGGATGTACGGTGAAATGGAGAAGAACGGAAA gagGGGCTGGTTCCCGTCTTCGTACTGTCGCGCTCTCACAGAGCCGCAGGTGAACAACAG TGATGCTGCCGCCCCTCACCGCAGCAAAAGTGTGGTCAACCTCCACCATCAAGACACGGAGACGGACGAGGCGACCATGGTGCTCCCCACGGCAGACTACGGCAGCACCCCGAGACGCAACTCTGTCAAGGTCAGCCCCCTGTCCGCGAGCAGCGTCGCCATGAACAACCACCATCACTCCCCGACGCCCTccgcagcctcctcctcctcctccgatcTCAACACG gCGGTCCAGTCGAACGGCGTCTCGAGACCTACTCACGCTTACCTCGC cgGAGGGAACCCATTCTCAACGATCAGGCTTCGCCCGACTGTCACCAACGATCGCTCTGCGCCGGTCATCTGA